A part of Saliniradius amylolyticus genomic DNA contains:
- the thrC gene encoding threonine synthase, with protein MKLFNLKLPEQQVSFQQAVKQGLGKNQGLFFPEQLKAFDDIDALLSQPLAVRSATILQRLIGDEIPAERLQKMVTRAFNFPAPLAEVKDSIHCLELFHGPTLAFKDFGARFMAQCLAEFAKDEPITILTATSGDTGAAVAHAFYGIDNINVVILYPKGKISSLQEKLFTTLGGNIHTVAVEGDFDQCQSLVKQSFDDDETREGVHLNSANSINISRLMAQVCYYFEAVAQLDKREDIVVSVPSGNFGNLTAGMIAKVLGLPIAHFIAATNVNDTVPRYLKTGDWAPNPTVATMSNAMDVSQPNNWPRVEALFEYGYLDKSILNSVAVDEQYTQLAMRELLSEGYVSEPHAAVAYKALKRQLEPGQQGIFLGTAHPAKFRDTVENVLGQPISLPQELAECAGKESLSESLAPDFAALKAHLFEVAKA; from the coding sequence TTGAAACTCTTTAATTTAAAATTGCCCGAACAACAAGTCAGCTTTCAACAAGCGGTGAAGCAGGGGTTGGGTAAGAATCAGGGCTTGTTTTTCCCCGAGCAGCTGAAAGCTTTTGACGATATCGACGCACTACTATCTCAGCCACTGGCGGTGCGTTCAGCAACGATCCTTCAGCGTCTGATCGGTGACGAGATCCCTGCCGAACGCCTGCAAAAAATGGTGACCCGGGCATTTAATTTCCCGGCGCCACTGGCAGAAGTTAAAGATAGTATTCATTGTCTGGAGTTATTCCACGGGCCAACGCTGGCCTTTAAAGACTTCGGGGCGCGCTTTATGGCTCAGTGTCTGGCAGAATTCGCCAAGGACGAGCCGATCACCATTTTAACTGCGACATCCGGCGATACCGGCGCCGCCGTAGCTCATGCCTTCTACGGCATTGATAATATCAATGTGGTTATCCTCTATCCCAAGGGGAAGATCAGCAGCCTGCAGGAGAAGCTGTTCACTACTTTGGGTGGTAATATCCACACGGTTGCCGTGGAAGGGGATTTTGACCAGTGCCAGTCGTTGGTCAAGCAAAGCTTTGATGACGATGAGACCCGCGAAGGCGTGCATCTGAACTCGGCCAACTCAATTAATATCAGCCGCTTAATGGCGCAGGTATGTTACTACTTTGAGGCCGTCGCCCAGCTGGATAAGCGCGAAGATATCGTCGTATCGGTGCCCAGTGGTAACTTTGGTAATCTGACCGCAGGGATGATCGCCAAGGTTTTGGGTCTTCCTATTGCTCACTTTATTGCGGCCACAAACGTTAACGATACCGTGCCACGCTATCTGAAAACCGGCGATTGGGCGCCGAATCCCACGGTGGCCACCATGTCCAATGCCATGGATGTGAGCCAGCCCAATAACTGGCCGCGTGTGGAGGCGCTGTTTGAATATGGGTATCTGGATAAGTCGATACTGAACAGTGTTGCGGTAGACGAGCAATACACTCAGTTGGCCATGCGTGAGCTACTTAGTGAAGGCTATGTGAGCGAGCCTCATGCTGCGGTGGCCTATAAAGCATTAAAACGCCAGTTAGAACCAGGCCAGCAGGGGATTTTCCTGGGCACAGCGCACCCTGCCAAGTTCCGCGATACCGTGGAAAACGTGCTTGGCCAGCCTATCAGTTTGCCGCAAGAACTGGCAGAATGCGCCGGCAAAGAGAGCTTGTCTGAATCTCTTGCCCCCGATTTTGCTGCCCTTAAGGCGCATTTGTTTGAGGTTGCCAAAGCGTAA
- the thrB gene encoding homoserine kinase produces the protein MDFNPVKAYAPASIGNVSLGFDLLGAALKPVDGTPLGDEVEVRQAKQFSLSIKGPFADKLPGDPKDNIVSQCYDYFHQQLGEESQTLPAAAMTLYKNLPIGSGLGSSACSVVAAFNGLNAFYGKPFTQNQLLLMMGELEGRISGSIHYDNVAPCYLGGMVLMAEHADTVAVNLPVFEHWYWVTCYSGIKVSTAEARDILPKHIPMADTLAYGRQLAVFTHALHSGNETLAAAMMQDVIAEPYRKQLLPRFDEARDFVMQNSGLAFGISGSGPTVFAVTNSKASAEKINQWLTQNYIQNEQGFSHICQLDLQGSTATKVSS, from the coding sequence ATGGACTTTAATCCCGTTAAGGCATACGCCCCCGCATCCATTGGCAATGTTAGTCTGGGCTTTGATCTCCTTGGGGCAGCGCTAAAGCCTGTCGATGGAACGCCATTGGGCGATGAGGTGGAGGTCCGGCAGGCAAAGCAGTTCAGCTTGAGCATCAAGGGGCCTTTTGCCGATAAACTGCCGGGTGATCCTAAGGATAATATCGTCAGTCAGTGTTACGACTATTTTCACCAGCAATTAGGCGAGGAAAGTCAGACACTGCCCGCCGCAGCGATGACGTTATATAAAAATTTGCCCATCGGCAGCGGCCTGGGCTCCAGTGCCTGTTCAGTGGTCGCGGCCTTTAATGGCTTAAATGCGTTTTATGGCAAACCTTTCACTCAGAACCAGTTATTATTGATGATGGGGGAACTGGAAGGCCGTATCAGCGGTAGCATCCATTACGATAATGTGGCGCCCTGCTATCTGGGCGGTATGGTATTGATGGCCGAACACGCTGATACCGTTGCGGTAAACCTGCCGGTATTTGAACACTGGTACTGGGTGACCTGCTACTCGGGTATTAAGGTCTCCACTGCCGAGGCGCGTGATATCCTGCCTAAGCACATCCCCATGGCGGATACACTGGCCTATGGCCGCCAGTTGGCTGTTTTTACTCATGCGCTGCACAGTGGCAATGAAACACTGGCGGCGGCCATGATGCAGGATGTGATTGCCGAACCATATCGTAAGCAACTTCTGCCTCGCTTTGATGAAGCCCGGGATTTTGTGATGCAAAACTCAGGGTTGGCGTTCGGTATCTCCGGTTCCGGCCCCACGGTATTTGCCGTAACCAACTCTAAGGCCAGCGCCGAGAAAATTAACCAATGGCTAACCCAGAACTACATTCAAAATGAACAGGGTTTCAGTCATATTTGTCAATTGGATCTACAGGGATCAACAGCAACGAAGGTGTCATCTTGA